The DNA window CCAAGAGGCTCAGGAACTTCATTACGGATCGAGGGAAGATCATTCCGCGCCGGATTTCCGGTAACTGCGCGAGCCATCAGCGCCAGTTGGGCGGAGCTATCAAGAT is part of the Candidatus Methylomirabilis sp. genome and encodes:
- the rpsR gene encoding 30S ribosomal protein S18, whose product is MLKKRRSFRRQKVCKWCVDKIEAVDFKDAKRLRNFITDRGKIIPRRISGNCASHQRQLGGAIK